In Manduca sexta isolate Smith_Timp_Sample1 chromosome 23, JHU_Msex_v1.0, whole genome shotgun sequence, one DNA window encodes the following:
- the LOC115448274 gene encoding piezo-type mechanosensitive ion channel component isoform X5, whose amino-acid sequence MHKYYFSMILVRAVLPAGLLLSIALRPFGLSLIYLLLYLLAPLPQVPDTQTFTGWCGKYLLLNVVVSIFLLLCHVVWHSVLAAFAPYGSLLEDYPLIQRIGHNLGLVSYAGIDPLMAVHYLAPELVMTGVSLVVYISVKKLFTGAQPEVQKKDSKHQRYPLLTSAGKYLCLFLIMFSGIMRPSVTSGIYFLVFMGAATAWAVGRPLERGFAVVGRCVMAIMAAHVLVLLAYQCSWLIELYPPNMEFARYFGLTQLVVINETHPMSFSYEVTDDGMWGTLASPLVILFTYFVLAIETRELFKPKVAFSYINSKALQRGSASETTPLMRNLSPTKRWSSVRSGSATRQLHQDSTGSVVVPDEESIIEEEEPTLLDDIIAAVIDFFQVLVRSSYIATTITMMAWSIMFHSWLTFVFLMWANIVWLCQDQRSFMLKTSPILVCYAMLLLLAQYIYGMNLLESELPSNITEVNLRQIGLGRANGEPCVPLLIKALFTCMFWVTLRQRVQEIRQRRQSAAITDMAAPLQLTVSTAASVLEAQREEESRSRLLRALGEWLRAMCARYWIYVVVIMLFVIGVTGERMTIFRIIYMFLFLVFILMFQISWYWWRRLMYVFWITVIIYSMINLILIYIYQFDNFSKTIEEYLLINERLQHDLGLEPYHPADLFVKLLTPTLFLIITIMQVHYFHKDFMALSDPKTRTNSFVKEPESSRPSQAGASTMNNDVPQLPLEEEVRRVSMEGSVTEAEHSLEMSTSVNTAARRSLRRKSSRARSYAPTLTERPSTGFRSVMMRAFVAVRHIVYQWTDKIFIYLDIHLIKIIFVSLMLLCVMNVCAMHVPIMIIISPALWLSARKQRFCVLLISTLISVYLMAKMVYQIDYIKHSFFDVSCTTVGENDTLNLTTYNNAEWIGFYKATSDKPLVALLKGYIGLIVVFTFYSLVTYRQQAIRDMGLLPKNKDKIMFPEITRKEADKDMIHCIKYLVNYGFYKFGVEITLICLMGVIGSRMDVYAVFYSAWLLVLVSIRRIRQMRLWPAFTAFVTFLVPAQYMIAVGFLPQLCINYPWSGQDQQMKHVRTWLFLPYADEPPHAIKLIFDYFLLLFATRQLRVFGVEKTIGEEYAGGSNSEDIGKDWETPNFVNPVPDFLGYVGTWLDVIKRMVFLGMLWVTLAIMFMTGTNRVNLFSMGYLIGSFIFLWQGTDFYLRPKDAILQWWSWLLRYNVSVVVVKALLQIPGCIFSAVMQEHACWLVQLLGIGCVDKFAGGNIARFLKMQYIKDAACSVPQEDIGLAWDGVCFAFLILQRRLFHSYYFYRVIDESKATTVLASRGAELIEELRQKQMLVQEEQEKKILEKIKVKMERIKANQKKIQGAMTKEPHHHDAGDGSGPTIKRRVYTKRHEAVRSGDYYMFYEFDDTEVHIKDDESSSDEDAPKDMGIGKMKKHISHSDITREGDVNVGMSGRDRDGAGSDIDDYAPLPEQETTFDKIKRYLEIAWAFISSFLVSITRHLMKYSRDYRYVSRTLSVEKKILKEKEGFGIGLREGSQMIWEPLPETLLHHKDVTTLEEQDDSMFKQDRNPIVHLGYALWYAVLAHTDIVCYIMVFINQIQSATILSIPLPLMVFLWGTLTIPRPTKTFWVTLIAYTEVIVLIKSMFQFEILPWNQKAIPANMPFTAPRIIGIERKVNYALYDLLLLLIIFLHRFMLKSLGLWKESTPEIELREDVEYPLTAEDTQLVVDGRAAEVGRKYVQLHDQTGPDEDQEEEHEMMRDREEESRQEHDDEPGPSKPLDDDHYKVNDDQEPIIAVTTTLEETYKHYPQVMFLSVKRYLRPTQRFFRRMLAPGARVTADVYAYMFLCDFFNFLVVIFGFAAFGTHQGDGGVQAYLEENKVPIPFLIMLILQFGLIIIDRALYLRKFMLGKILFQYALIIGVHIWMFFVLPFITERTFNALLPPPMWYMMKCIYLLLSAYQIRCGYPRRIIGNFLCKSYHFVNMICFRGFMAVPFVFELRTLMDWIWTDTSMTLMDWLKMEDIFASVFLLKCSRYVEDEFPQPRGVKKSSTSKYLLGGGVLAFVIAIIWFPLVFFAFGNSVGQPNPPTDVTVKIRIGPFLPVYQMSAQSHNIDIFTEQDYTQLSNMYARDRTAQTFLSNYMYNDVAVITINPNSTMKWEISPPELDRLEREAVSNASLQVKFTYVITHPTNAVPNPPTLEDSREVSLAALQAGRPSPERDTLIKLLAGTAPADTWLNVKTLFPKFVKVFNKGTTKPAYQLMPQIPDGADEESRLYRDVQLRLERDGDVMYWRVREACAQRDPLASIPLNNCDMLVMYTFNDKLFPETLNFISGSGIIGLYTTFVFLASRVLRGFFSGIYTKIMFDDLPNVDRVLQLCLDIYLVREALELSLEEDLFAKLVFLYRSPETMIKWSRPKEEEPEEQRALPPSR is encoded by the exons gtATAGCCCTTCGGCCTTTCGGTTTATCATTAATATATCTGCTGCTATACTTACTAGCACCATTGCCACAAGTACCAGACACGCAAACATTCACCG GCTGGTGCGGAAAATATCTTCTGCTGAACGTGGTTGTGTCAATATTCCTGCTGCTATGTCACGTGGTGTGGCACAGCGTGCTGGCTGCGTTTGCGCCCTACGGCTCCCTGCTCGAAGACTATCCGCTAATACAAAGGATCGGGCACAACCTGGGCCTGGTCTCATACGCCGGGATCGATCCGCTGATGGCCGTGCACTATCTGGCACCTGAG CTCGTGATGACAGGCGTATCGCTTGTCGTCTACATCTCGGTGAAGAAGTTATTCACCGGAGCCCAGCCCGAGGTGCAGAAGAAAGACTCCAAACATCAACGGTATCCGCTCCTCACGAGCGCAG GAAAGTACCTATGCCTGTTCCTCATAATGTTCTCCGGGATAATGCGTCCGAGCGTCACGTCGGGCATCTACTTCCTGGTGTTCATGGGGGCTGCGACGGCGTGGGCGGTGGGCAGGCCGTTAGAGCGCGGGTTCGCGGTTGTCGGCCGATGTGTGATGGCGATCATGGCTGCCCATGTCTTGGTGCTGCTGGCTTACCAATGCTCATGGTTGATTGAACTGTATCCGCCCAATATGGAGTTTGCCAG ATATTTTGGCCTCACCCAACTGGTGGTAATCAACGAGACTCATCCGATGAGCTTCTCGTATGAAGTGACTGATGACGGCATGTGGGGCACGCTGGCCAGCCCGCTTGTGATATTGTTCACTTACTTCGTCCTTGCAATAGAAACACGAGAGCTTTTCAAACCGAAG GTTGcattttcatacataaattCAAAAGCACTACAACGTGGGAGCGCCAGTGAGACAACCCCT TTGATGCGCAACTTGAGTCCGACCAAGCGCTGGTCGAGCGTGCGCTCAGGGTCGGCGACGAGGCAACTGCACCAAGACTCCACTGGCTCGGTGGTGGTACCGGACGAAG AGTCGATCATAGAAGAAGAAGAACCGACGCTATTGGATGACATCATCGCAGCCGTTATAGATTTCTTCCAAGTTCTGGTCAG ATCATCGTATATAGCGACAACAATAACAATGATGGCGTGGAGTATAATGTTCCATTCGTGGCTCACTTTCGTTTTCCTCATGTGGGCGAACATTGTGTGGCTGTGCCAAGACCAACGCTCGTTCATGCTGAAGACGAGTCCCATACTAGTCTGTTACGCCATGCTGCTTCTCCTAGCACAGTATATTTATGGCATGAATTTATTGGAATCAGAGCTACCTTCAAACATAACG GAAGTGAATCTCCGTCAAATCGGTCTCGGAAGGGCTAACGGGGAGCCGTGCGTGCCGCTGCTGATCAAGGCGCTGTTCACGTGCATGTTCTGGGTGACGCTGCGCCAGCGCGTGCAGGAGATCCGCCAGCGGCGCCAGTCCGCCGCCATCACCGACATGGCCGCGCCGCTGCAGCTCACCGTCTCTACTGCCGCTAGCG TACTAGAGGCGCAGCGCGAGGAGGAGAGCCGGTCGCGGCTGCTGCGCGCGCTGGGCGAGTGGCTGCGCGCCATGTGTGCGCGCTACTGGATCTACGTCGTCGTCATCATGCTGTTCGTCATTGGCGTTACTGGAGAGCGGATGACCATCTTCAGGATCATCTACATGTTCCTTTTCCTTGTGTTTATACTCATGTTCCAG ataaGTTGGTACTGGTGGCGTCGGCTAATGTATGTGTTCTGGATAACGGTCATCATCTACTCCATGATCAATCTTATCCTCATATACATATACCAGTTCGATAACTTCTCTAAAACAATAGAGGAGTACTTGCTTATAAACGAGAGACT GCAACACGATTTGGGATTAGAGCCGTATCATCCGGCGGACTTGTTCGTGAAGCTTCTAACGCCAACATTATTCTTGATTATTACGATAATGCAAGTACATTATTTCCACAAGGATTTCATGGCTCTATCGGATCCAAAAACCAG aacAAACAGCTTCGTTAAGGAACCCGAATCCAGTAGGCCGAGTCAAGCCGGCGCGTCTACTATGAATAATGAT gtgCCCCAACTTCCGCTAGAGGAGGAGGTTCGACGCGTGTCCATGGAGGGCAGCGTCACAGAGGCTGAACACTCATTAGAGATGTCCACTTCGGTTAACACCGCTGCCAGACGGTCATTAAGAAG GAAGTCGTCCCGCGCGCGGTCGTACGCGCCGACGCTGACGGAGCGCCCCTCCACCGGCTTCCGCTCCGTCATGATGCGCGCCTTCGTCGCGGTCCGGCACATCGTGTACCAGTGGACTgacaaaatattcatataccTCGACATACACCTCATCAAGATCATATTCGTGTCCTTGATGCTTCTCTGCGTTATGAAC GTATGTGCAATGCATGTCccaataatgataataatatcccCGGCGCTGTGGCTCAGTGCTCGCAAGCAGCGCTTCTGCGTGCTCCTCATATCGACGCTGATCAGTGTCTACCTCATGGCAAAGATGGTGTATCAAATTGACTACATCAAGCACTCATTCTTCGATGTTAGTTGTACTACA GTTGGTGAAAACGATACGTTAAATTTGACAACGTACAATAACGCCGAATGGATCGGGTTCTACAAGGCGACTAGCGATAAACCGCTGGTTGCGTTGCTGAAGGGATACATCGGACTTATTGTTGTGTTCACGTTCTACTCGTTGGTTACTTACAGACAGCAGGCTATTCG GGATATGGGTTTGTTACCGAAAAATAAAGACAAGATAATGTTCCCCGAAATAACGCGTAAGGAAGCAGACAAGGATATGATACACTGCATCAAATATCTAGTCAATTATGGGTTTTATAAATTCGGCGTCGAG ATAACTCTTATATGCCTGATGGGCGTTATCGGTTCCCGAATGGATGTCTATGCCGTGTTCTACTCTGCTTGGCTTCTAGTCCTCGTATCTATAAGAAGAATTCGCCAAATGCGTTTGTGGCCAGCCTTTACAGCATTCGTTACATTCCTAGTACCAGCACAGTATATGATAGCTGTCGGATTTCTACCTCAACTCTGCATTAATTATCCGTGGAGTGGGCAAGATCAG CAAATGAAACACGTTCGAACTTGGTTATTCCTGCCATATGCTGACGAGCCGCCACAtgcaataaaacttatattcgATTACTTCCTACTACTATTTGCAACTAGACAGCTTCGAGTGTTCGGCGTAGAAAAGACAATCGGTGAAGAGTACGCCGGCGGATCCAATAGTGAAGACATAGGCAAAGACTGGGAAACGCCAAACTTTGTAAATCCGGTGCCAGACTTCCTTGGTTATGTTgg taCATGGTTGGACGTGATCAAGCGCATGGTGTTCTTGGGAATGTTGTGGGTAACGCTGGCCATCATGTTCATGACTGGTACCAACCGAGTCAATCTCTTCTCGATGGGTTATCTCATCGGTTCCTTCATATTCCTATGGCAAGGCACCGACTTTTACTTACGGCCGAAAGATGCCATACTACAATG GTGGTCCTGGCTGCTGCGGTACAACGTGTCTGTAGTAGTGGTGAAGGCCCTGCTGCAGATCCCCGGGTGTATCTTCAGTGCCGTGATGCAGGAGCACGCGTGCTGGCTCGTGCAGCTGCTCGGTATCGGATGCGTCGACAAATTTGCCGGCGGCAACATTGCACGCTTCCTCAAAATGCAGTATATTAAG GATGCAGCGTGTTCTGTACCTCAGGAAGACATAGGCCTTGCATGGGACGGGGTCTGCTTCGCATTTTTGATCTTGCAACGAAGACTGTTCCACAGCTACTATTTCTACAGGGTTATAGATGAAAGCAAGGCCACTACTGTACTTGCTTCTAG GGGTGCGGAATTGATAGAGGAATTAAGACAAAAGCAAATGCTAGTGCAAGAGGAGcaagaaaagaagatattggAGAAAATCAAAGTGAAAATGGAAAGAATTAAGGCAAACCAGAAGAAAATACAGGGAGCTATGACTAAGGAGCCACACCACCATGACGCCG GAGATGGTTCAGGTCCAACGATTAAGCGCAGAGTTTACACGAAGAGGCACGAAG CTGTTCGGTCTGGAGACTACTACATGTTCTATGAATTCGATGACACCGAAGTGCACATAAAGGACGACGAGTCCAGTTCTGACGAGGATGCGCCCAAAGACATGGGGATTGGGAAG atGAAAAAGCACATATCCCACTCTGACATTACCCGTGAAGGGGATGTGAACGTGGGTATGTCGGGACGCGACCGAGACGGTGCCGGATCCGATATAGACGACTACGCACCATTGCCTG aacaagaGACGACATTCGACAAAATAAAGCGGTACCTGGAGATCGCGTGGGCGTTCATATCGAGCTTCCTCGTGTCGATCACGCGACACCTGATGAAGTACTCGCGCGACTATCGATACGTTTCGCGAACGCTCTCAGTTGAGAAGAAAATTCTGAAG GAGAAAGAAGGCTTTGGCATTGGACTGAGAGAAGGATCTCAGATGATATGGGAACCTCTTCCGGAAACTTTGTTGCATCA CAAGGACGTGACAACGCTTGAAGAGCAAGATGATTCGATGTTCAAACAAGACAGGAACCCGATCGTGCATTTGGGATACGCTCTGTGGTACGCCGTACTGGCGCACACCGATATCGTGTGCTACATTATGGTGTTTATCAATCAG ATCCAATCGGCTACTATACTATCTATACCGTTACCGTTGATGGTATTTTTATGGGGAACTCTGACTATACCCCGGCCCACGAAAACTTTCTGGGTGACACTGATCGCTTATACGGAA gtGATAGTATTGATAAAGAGCATGTTTCAATTCGAGATCCTACCATGGAATCAGAAGGCCATTCCAGCAAACATGCCGTTCACAGCGCCTCGGATTATAGGCATTGAAAGGAAGGTCAACTACGCCCTCTACGACTTGCTTCTTCTTCTTATAATCTTTTTACATAG ATTTATGTTAAAGTCCCTGGGGTTGTGGAAGGAGTCGACGCCAGAGATTGAGTTGCGTGAGGACGTGGAGTACCCGCTGACGGCGGAGGACACGCAGCTCGTTGTGGACGGACGCGCCGCGGAGGTGGGACGCAAATACGTACAGCTGCACGACCAGACCGGACC GGATGAAGATCAAGAGGAAGAACATGAAATGATGAGGGACAGAGAGGAAGAGAGTCGTCAAGAACATGACGACGAGCCGGGACCTTCCAAGCCTTTGGATGATGACCATTACAA agTGAACGATGATCAAGAGCCTATAATCGCGGTAACCACGACACTGGAGGAGACCTACAAACACTATCCACAAGTGATGTTCTTGTC CGTGAAGCGGTACCTGCGTCCGACGCAGCGGTTCTTCCGCCGCATGCTGGCGCCGGGCGCGCGCGTCACGGCGGACGTGTACGCGTACATGTTCCTCTGCGACTTCTTCAACTTCCTCGTCGTTATATTCGGATTCGCTGCGTTTGGG ACACACCAAGGTGATGGCGGCGTGCAAGCCTATTTAGAAGAGAACAAAGTACCCATACCTTTCCTTATAATGTTGATACTGCAGTTTGGTCTCATAATAATTGACCGAGCGTTATATCTGCGCAAGTTCATGCTCGGCAAGATATTGTTCCAGTACGCGTTGATCATCGGCGTACATATCTGGATGTTCTTTGTGCTTCCATTCATTACTGAGAG GACGTTTAACGCCTTGCTGCCACCACCGATGTGGTATATGATGAAGTGCATATACCTGCTCCTATCCGCGTATCAAATCCGATGCGGATATCCGCGACGCATCATCGGCAATTTCCTGTGCAAGTCGTACCATTTCGTCAATATGATATGCTTCAGGGG ATTCATGGCCGTGCCGTTTGTATTCGAGTTGCGCACGCTGATGGACTGGATATGGACCGACACGTCGATGACGCTCATGGATTGGCTCAAGATGGAGGATATATTCGCTAGCGTGTTCCTTTTGAAG TGTTCGCGTTATGTTGAAGACGAGTTTCCTCAACCGCGTGGTGTAAAGAAATCCAGCACCTCCAAGTACCTGCTCGGCGGCGGCGTGTTGGCCTTCGTCATCGCTATTATTTGGTTCCCGCTTGTGTTCTTCGCTTTTGGCAATTCG GTGGGTCAACCAAATCCTCCAACAGATGTTACAGTTAAAATACGAATTGGGCCTTTCCTGCCAGTTTATCAGATGTCAGCGCAATCACATAACATCGATAT TTTCACGGAGCAAGACTACACACAGTTGAGCAACATGTACGCGCGCGACCGCACCGCGCAGACCTTCCTCTCCAACTACATGTACAACGACGTCGCCGTCATCACCATCAACCCCAACTCCACCATGAAGTGGGAGATCTCGCCGCCCGAACTCGACAGGCTCGAGCGGGAGGCCGTATCTA ACGCGTCGCTGCAGGTGAAGTTCACGTACGTGATCACGCACCCGACGAACGCGGTGCCGAACCCGCCGACGCTGGAGGACTCGCGCGAGGTGTCGCTGGCGGCGCTGCAGGCGGGCCGGCCCAGCCCGGAGCGCGACACGCTCATCAAGCTGCTCGCCGGCACCGCGCCCGCCGACACCTG